TCCGCTGTTCAAGTACGGCGCGCTCGCCATGGGCGTCGGCGAACTCTTCGGCGACAAGATGAAGAGTGCGCCCGACCGCACCGTGTTCCTGGGACTGGCGGCGCGCGTGGCCAGCGCCGGGATTGCCGGTGCGGCATTGGCGCCGCGCGGCGAAGAGCAGGCCGGTGCGGCAGTGGCGGTAGCGACCGCCGTGCCGCTGGCCTACGCCACGCTGGCCGTGCGCAAGCAGGCCATGGCGCGTATCGGCCAGACCCGCAGCGGCTTGATCGAGGATGCGTTGATCGTCGCCGCCGGCGCCGCCATCGTGGCGCTGGCCACCCGGCGCTGACGCGGCGCCGGCGCTGCGGCGCCGCGCTTGCCGGACACCGATGAAAAAGGCCGCGGCATCCTGCCCGCGGCCTTTTTGCATGTCAGGTATCGGCCGCCCGCGGGCGGCGCAAGGACCTTACTCGGCGTTCACCTGCTTGATGCCCGAGTTCTGGAACAGCGGGATCGGATCGGTGGTGTCGATTTCGACGATGGTCGAGCCGACCGCGGCGCCGGCGTTCTGGTAGCTGACGCTGCCCAGGTAGCGCTTGCCGACCGCCAGGCCCGACCAGGACAGGGCCACCGGCGCGGTGCCGCCGACCGCCACCGCGCCCGCTGCCGCGGCCTTGAAGTTGCCGCCGGTCGAGGTCGGGCTCAGCACCCAGGTCGACAGCTTGTAGGTGGCGCTGCCGCCGGCCGGCGCGTAGCCGACCACGCACACCTTGTAGTCGCCGGCCGCCGGATTGGTCAGCGTGACCATTTCGTTGCTGGTGTCGCTGCCGCTGGTGCCGACCACCGTGGTGCCGCGCGCCACCACCAGGTCCAGGTCCGAGGCGCCGTTGCCGCTGGTGTCGCTGTCGTACAGCGCGAAGCGGGCGATGGTGGCGCCGGCCGGGACCGTGACCGTGTGCACGTTGACGCCGGTGCCGCCGCCGCCGGTGCAGACCGTGTTGGCGGTGCTCGGGGCCTTGACCACCGTGCCGTTGAACTCGGTCGGCGCCAGCAGGCCGGACTTGGTGACCGCCAGCGCGCCGCTGAAGCCGGCGCCGATGGTGATCACCTTGCTGCCGGTGGTCGCTTCGCTGGTCACCGTGGTGGGGGCGGCCAGCATGGCGGCGCGCGCGTTCAGCGGGCTGCGCACGACGTGGCTGCCGTCGGTCCACACCAGCTTGCCGTACATCCAGGTGTTGTAGGCGGCGCTGGTGCGGGTCAGCTTGACCGCGAACTTGCCCGACGCGCCCGGCGCCAGCGTCAGGCTGGCCGGCGTCACGGCGACCGTGAAGCCCGGCAGCGTGGCGCTGGCGTTGTAGGTGGCGGTGCTGGCGCCGACGTTGGTGACCGTGCGGTTCATGGTCAAGACGCCCAGTACGTTGGCGGCGGTCAGCGAGGCCAGGTTCAGGTCGTACGGCTGGATGGTGCCGTAGGTCGAGCAGGTGGCGGCGCTGTAGACGTTCAGGCTCAGGCCGCACAGGAAGCGGATGTAGTCGACTTCGCTGGCGTCGTACACCAGGCCCGGATCGGCGGCCGCGGTCGGGGCGATGTGGCCGGCGCCCTGGCCCCACGGCAGCGTGCCGGTGGTCCTGGCGCTGCTGTCCCAGCTCACCGAGCCGTTCAGGCCGTCGCTGAAGGTGTCGGTGGTGGTGGTCATCAGGGCCGACTTGATCATCGCCGGGCTCCAGTCCGGGTGGCGCTGCTTGAGCAGCGCGGCGACGCCGGCCACGTGCGGCGAGGCCATCGAGGTGCCGGTGTAGAAGGCGAAGTCCTTGGACGGCGCCTCGCCGCCGGCGACGATCGCGGCGCGCTGCGCGCGCGTCAGGTCGGCGCTGACGGCGGCCAGGATGTCGGTACCCGGCGCGCTCAGGTCCGGCTTCATGATGTTGGCGTTGGCCACGTTCGGACCGCGCGACGAGCTGCTGTTGACGATCGGGGCGGTGACGGTCGGGTCGATCACGCCGTGCAGGTTGCCCAGCGCCGCGCTGGCGCCCGGGGTGGCGGCGATGTAGGCCTTGAGCCGGTCGCCGTCCTCGCGCCGGATGTGCACGGTCGAGACGGTGTGCGCCTGGTTCAGGATGGTGGTGGCGCCGCCGGCCACGTTGGCGATGACGACGCCGGCCGCGCCGGCGTTCTTCGCGTTGGCGCTCTTGTTGACCAGCACGTTGTTGCCGCGGTCGCAGACCAGGATCTTGCCGCTGACCTTGGCCGGATCGAGCAGGTTGGCCACGCCGTCGACCGAGCCGAAGCACTGGTTCAGGCTGACGTTGGCCGGGTCGACGCCGCTCATGCCGGCGTCCTTGGCCAGGATCAGCGGCGACGATGGGGTGTTGGCGTTGCCCGAGGCGCCGGTCAGGACCGTGCCGTTGCCGAGCGTGACGTCGCCCACGTACTGGCGGTTGTGGGTCGAGTTGGCGACCGTGGTCAGCCACGGGCTGATGTGCGCCACCGGCGCGGTCGCCGGGCCCGAGTTGCCGGCCGATGCCGCCACGAATACGCCGGCCGAGGCCGCGCCCAGGAAGGCGACCTCGGTCGCTTCGTTGAAGGCGCCGCCGCCGGCGTTCGGGCCGATCGAGAAGTTGATGACGTTGACGCCGTCCTTCACCGCCTGCTCGATCGCGGCCACGCTGTTCGAGGTGGCGCAGCCGTTGGCGGCGGTGGTGGCGTCGGTCCAGCAGACTTTATAGGCGGCGATGCGCGCGCGCGGCGCCATGCCGCTGATCTTGCCCAGGCTCAGGCCGCTCGCGTAGGCCGTCACGTGGGCGTTGCCGCCGGCGGTGCTGGCGGTGTGGTCGCCGTGGCCGCCATGGCCCTCGGCGCCGGCGATCGAGTCGCGCGGCGACAGGAACTCGGTCCAGTGCAGGTTCTGCGACGCCTGCTTGAAGTAGCGCGCGCCGATCAGCTTGTTGTTGCAGTCGCTGGCCTGGAAGCCTTCGCCGGTCTGGCAGATGCCCTTCCAGGTGGACGGCGGCGCGGTGTAGGCCAGCTTGCTGCCGTTGCGGCTCGGGTTGCCGTTCTCGTCGACGCGGTCGGCAAAGCTGTCGTGCTCCGGCCAGATGCCGCCGTCGACGATACCGATGATCATGCCTTCGCCGGCGCTGTCCTGGCCGCCGACCTGTTCCCACAGGCCGCCGGACTTGTCCAGGCCGAGGAAGGTCGGGGTGTAGCTGGTGTCGAGCTGCATGATGGAGTCGGCCGTGATGTTGGCGACTTCGGGGTTCTTCTTCAGCGCGCGCACTTCGTCGTCGGTCAGCAGGGCCGAGAAGCCGTTCAGCACGACCTTGTATTCGTTGGTGATTTGCGCCTTGTTGACGGTGGCGGCCACGCTGGCCTGCTTGCCGGCCAGGTAGCCGATGTAGTTCTGGACCGCGGCGGCGTCGACGTTCAGACGCTGGCCGGTGGCCGGTTTCGTTGCGGCCAGGCCGGCGACGTCGCCGGCATAGGTGGCGACCGGCTTGTCGACCAGCTGGATGATGTAGGAGCGGCGGACTTCGTCGTCGGCGGACGCGCCGGCGGTGGCGACGCTCAGCGCGAACAGGACGGCGGCGGTAATGGGACGCAGTTTCATGATTCGGTTTCCTCGCTGGTCAAGCCTGGTAGGCGCGGTTGGACGACACGGCGGACTTGCGGCGGCGCAGCGTGAGCGCCCCCATGCCGAGGGCGAGCAGCGCCAGGCTGCCCGGTTCCGGCACTTCGGCCAGGTTGATGTTGTCGAGGGCGAACTGGGCCTGGTTGTAGGCCGGGTCGCTGATGTCCTGCGGGTAGGTGCAGCCGCCGTTGCCGTCGAACAGGCAGGCGCGGATCGTCAGGCTGGTGAACACGCTGCTGGCGAAGGCCGCGCTCGGCAGGGCGCTGCTGAACACCGGATTGCCGGCGCTGTCGGTGCCGGGGAAATTGATGGCGTAGCTGATCGTGGTGCCGAGGTCGCGCACGGTGCCGGTCAGTACCAGCTGGCCATACGGGGTGTTGATCTGGCCGCCGATCGGCGCCACGAAAGCGTAATCGAAACTCGCCAGGCTGAAGGCTTCGCCGCCGTTGCGCGTGATGCGCAGGGCGCCGTCGGCCAGGCCGGCATAGTAGTGGCTCTGGTTGTCGGTCGGGCAGCCGCCCAGCGAGCAGGTGGTCGGGTCCAGGCCGTTGACCAGCAGGCCGGCCAGGGCGCCGGTGCCGTGCGTGTCCACTACCTGCAGCGCGTAGCCGGCTTCCGACAGCGTCTCGCCGTCGACATAGAACGTCGGATCGACGCTCTCGAAATTCACCACGCCGGCCATGGCGGGCACCGCACCCAGCAGCGACAAGGCGGCGCCGGTGCCGAGGGCGAGTTGCTTCAGCCGGGCGCGCGCGCCGGACAGGTAAACGGTAGGGGTGGACAGTGTCATCTCTCTTGCCTTGAAGTGAAAAAGTTAGTCTGTGAAAAACCACGTATTTTTATTAACGACCGAACTCTTTCAATCTAGCAAGGAATGCAATAACTGTTGAGATAATCTTTCTTGAATAAATTTTTTTATAAGGTATGTGGACTGAATAAAATTCAGTTTTCACTATGAAACAGGCATGGGTCAGAGAAAGAGGATGCTGTCGTTTTTCTGTTACAAATTGTAATAAGTCGACCGAATCGACATAAACAATAAAAACCGTTTATTTGCTTAAGGTAAGCATAATTTCCAAAAGTAAATGGGTGCAATGCGGGCAGGTCATACCGTGTGCGGGGCGGTGACGCAGGCGGGAGCGCCGTCTTCGATAGCGCCATGAATGCGCACCACGCGCAGCGCATCCGGGCGTTCGACCAGCACGCAGGTTTTTCCGGTGCGCTGGCAATGGTCCTGCACACGCCAATAGGCGCCGTGGCTCATGCACCCGGTCTGGCAGATCACCAGGTCGGCCGCGGCCAGGCTGGTTTCCAGCGTATCCGGCGCTTCGGCGCCGGCGGATACGCGCGGCCACGGCACGACGGCAGTGCGTGCAGGAGCATGGGCTGCGCCTGGCGCACGCATCAGCTGGTGGATGCGGGCCTGCAGCAGCGTCACCTGGCGCGCCAGTGCGACGCGCTTGGACAGGTCCGGAATCGCGCGTTCGCGTTCGGCGCGGTCCTCGCGTTCCCATGCCAGTTCGGTCTGGCGCCGGATCGCCTGGGCGCGCAGGCGCATGGTTTGCGCCTCCAGGCGGGCGATGGCGCGCGCCTGCGCCAGCAAGCGTTCGCCGCAGCGGGCCTGGACGTCGCGGTAGGCGTCCAACAGCACCCGGTGCTCGCGCAGCAATTGTTCGAAGTCATGTGCGGAAACCTGCATGGATTGTCCTCCCTCGTCGACGGTGGAATGCCGGCGCAACGCCCGACGTGAAAGCGCATTCTAGATGAGAATAATTCTCATTTCAAGGAGGGGTTGCTATAGGAGCCCTATCGTTTCCACATTGATGGCCCGTCGTCCCCGCGCAGGGTAAAGAATGCCACTGGCATTCTTTACCCCATGCCGAGCAACAGAATTCACTCACTGAAGCGTTACCCAGATGGTCGAAGATACCCACTTCGGGACGAATCAGTCTTCCACGAACACCACCGCCGTGCGCGGCGGGATCTCGAAGGCGCCGCTGGCGCTGTCGAAAGTCGCCTGGGTGGCGCGCTTGTCGGCCGCGCCGGGCGCCATGAACACCGGGTGCAGGCGCAGGCGCTTGCCCACCGCCTGCGGGTCGGTCACGCGGTGGCCGACCTTGTCGACGTTGATGAAGTAGCTGATGCCGGCGAAGCCGGCGCCGTCGTAGCCGCGCCCGTCCAGGTGCGCCGCCGCCACGGTCGGCACCTGCGCGCTGCCGGTGTTGAAGAAGCGCAGGCGGCGCTTGACCTCGTCGCTGGTGGGCAGGCGGAACAGGGTCGAGCTGGCGCGCACCGCCAGCAGGTCGCGGAAGGCGTCGCGCGCGAAGGCGATGTCGGCCGGCTGCGGCTTCAGCGCGGGGTTGGCCAGCAGCGGTTTCAACAGCGCGTAATCCTTGCCGTTGTCCTGTTCCGGCGGCAGGCCGGTACCGAAGTAATTGTCGCGGTAAGTCCAGTCGAGGCGGTTGAACCAGTCGCCGGAATTGAAGCTGTTGCGGTCCATCGACTTCGAGCGCAGCACGTCGATGCCGGCGTGGTAGTAGGCCACGCCCTGGCTGAAGGCGTCCACCGCCATGCCCAGCACCTGCACCCGTGCGCGCTCCTGGCTGGAAGTCGCCACCGGCAGTTTCAATACGTTCACGTCGTACAGTGTCTGGTTGTCGTGGTTTTCGACGTAGTTGACGGTCTCTCCCGGTTCCGCCGCGTAGCCGGCCGGCTGGCCGTTGTAGTCGATCGCCTCCAATGTCCTGATGCGGTCGTCCGCCGTCTGCAGCGGATACGAGCGGATCGAACCGGCCAGGCCGGCGCGCACCAGGTCGGCGGCTTTCAGCAGGTCGGCAGGGCTGGCCTTGGCGGCTTGCGCATTCGGGTCGTAGACCAGGCCGTTGATCCAGCCCTGGCGGAACAGTCCGGCGCCGGATTCGCCGGCCGCGCCGCCGCGTACCGCGTCGCGGGTGCGGTCGTTGAAGGTGCCGATGCCGCTGCCATTCAGCGACAGCTGCGAGGCCTGCACGAAGCGCGCGCCGTCGGCCACTTCGCCGAAGTTCCAGCCTTCGCCGATCAGCTGCACGTTGCGGCCGGCGGCGGCGTTCACCTGCCGCTGCAGGCGCTCCATCACCGCGCGCGGCTGGTGGCCCATCAGGTCGAAGCGGAACGAATCGATCTTGTACTGGGTCGCCCACAGGGTGACCGAATCGATCATCAGCTTGCCCATCATGAGGTTCTCGGTGGCGGTGTTGTCGCAGCAGGTCGACTGCTCGATCGCGCCCTTGGCGTCCAGGCGGTGGTAGTAGCCCGGCACGATGCGGTCCAGCACCGACTTCTCGTTCTGGCCGGCGATGAAGGTGTGGTTGAACACCACGTCCATGCCCACCCGCAGGCCCACGCCGTGCAGACTGTCGACCATCTGGCGGAATTCGAGCACGCGGGTGGCGCCGTTGGCCGGGTCGCTGGCGTAGCTGCCTTCCGGCGCGTTGTAGTGGTAGGGGTCGTAGCCCCAGTTGAAGCAGTCGGTCTGCGCGGTCTTCTTCACCAGTGCCTGCTGGGCGGTGCCGTCCGGCGCGCCGCCCGGACTCGGCACGGCGCAGCCGGTTTCCGGCACGCTGCCCAGGTCGTACACCGGCAGCAGGTGGATGTCGGTGAGGCCATTCTTCGCCAGCGCCGCCAGGTGCTTCATGCCGTTCGAGCGCAGGTCCGTGAAGGCGGCGTACCTGCCGCGGTGCTCGTAGGGCACGCTGGCGTCGTTGATGGAAAAATCGCGCACGTGCAGCTCGTACACCACCATGTCGGTCTGGTTCTTCACCGTGCGCGGGGCGGCGGACGCGTCCCAGCCCTGCGGCTTCAGGCGCGGCGCGTCCAGGCGGCCGATATAGCTGCGTTTCGAGTCGGTGGTCAGGCTGATCGAATACGGGTCGGTGACCAGGTTGCGCACGATGCCGGCGCCGTCCACCGGCACGTCGACCGCGTACCGGTAGTACTTGCCGGACAGGTCGCCCGGCAGCGCCGCGCTCCAGGCGCCAGTCTTCGCATCGAAGCCCATCTGGTACACCGCGCGCACCACCGACCTGCCGCTGTCGTAGACGCATACGGCGGCCTGCTGCGCGGTCGGCGCCCACAGCGTGAAGCCGGTGCGCTTGCCGTCGACGCTCACGCCCAGCCGGTCCAGCCCGGCGGCGGCGCCATATAAATCGTCGAGCGCGCCGGCCGCCTGCAGGCGGGTGGCGGCGACGACGATGCCGCGGGCGTCTTCCTGCACCAGCACCAGCTGCTCGCGGTGCAGGGCGCCCAGCGCGGGCACGTCGGCATCGCCCACCTGCAGCAGCGGACCGGCGGCCAAGTACTTGAAGCGGGTGGCAGCGGCAGCCGGCAGCGTCCCCTTGAACGGCTGCAGCACGACGGCGCCGGCGGCGCCTTCGACCTTGCCGCCGGCGGGCGCGGCGATGGCCCCGATCGGCGAGTGGTACAGCTTGAACACGCCGTCGGCGCCCGCGCCGGGCCAGGTGGCCAGGCGGCTGTCGAGCCAGACGGCGCGCGCGTCGAAGCCGGCCGCGGCCGGGTGCTGGACGATCTGGAAAGCCTTGCTGTCGCAGGCTTCCGGATTGATGGCGGCATGGGCGCCGCCGCCGGCCAGCAGGGAGAAAGTGATGGCGCCGGCGGCGCCGCGAGGGAATCGGATCATGGATGTGTGCAATCTGCGGAAACGGTTTACATCGTTGACGCGGCGCCTCCGCCTGGCGCCGCGCGGAGAAAAGCTTACGAACGGTAGTAGTCGACGACGCGGTAGCGCCTTGCATACCAGCCGAAGGCGAGGGCGGCCAGGAAGGCGAAGGCGGCAAAAAAATACATCTGGAAGGCCATCACGCCAAGCCCGGTGCCGGCGATGTGGCCGAGCACGGTTTCGTTCTTGACGCTGGCGTTCACGATCAAGACCCACAGGCTGCCGACCGTCACCGCCAGCGACCAGAACGCCATGATCGCGCCCTTCATCGAGGCCGGCGCCTGGCTGTAGGCGAATTCCAGCCCGGTGGCCGAGACCAGCACCTCGCCCATGGTCAGCAGGGCGTAGGGCAGGACCTGCCAGGCCATCGACAGCGGCGTGCCGCCGTCCATTACCACCTGGATGGTGCCGATCGCCACCCACGACAGCGCCGACAGGGCGATGCCCGCGGTCATGCGGCGCAGCGCGGTCGGCTCCCAGCCCAGGCGCCGCAACAGCGGGAACACGGCGATGTTGTTGAACGGGATCAGGAGCATCACCAGCAGCGGATTGAGCGCCTGCATCTGGGCCGGCTCGAAGCGGATTTCACTGCCGAACAGGGACAGCGTCGGACGCAGCATGCCGTTGGCCTGCACGATCCAGGTGGAGGCCTTCTGGTCGAACAGCGACCAGAACGGCGTCACCAGCGCGAACACCACCAGCACGCGCAGCACGCCGCGCACGCCGTCCACGGCGCTGTCCGGATGCAGGCCACGCGCGCGTTCCAGCTGCATGGCCACGCCGATGCCGCCGAAGGCGAGCAGCAGCACCAGCGCCGTGCAGGCGGCGATCACGAAGCCCCAGGTCGGCGCCATCGCCAGCGCCGCCACGGCGCCGGCCGCGCCCAGCGCAGCCACGCTCAATCCCGGCCGTCCCTGTCCCGGCCGGCGCGCCAGCAGGGCGCTGCGCGCCACGCGCAGGAAGGAATGCGGGTCGGCGGCGCCGGGCGCCACGTGCACGTAGCCCTTGCGGCCGCTCCAGAACACCAGCGTGGCGACGAACATCAGGATGCCCGGGATGCCGAACGCCACCGAGGCGCCGTAGTCGCGCAGGAATACCGGCATCAGCAGCGAGGCGAAGAAGGAGCCGAAGTTGATGATCCAGTAAAAGGCGTCGAACACCAGCTTCGCCTTGTGCTTGTTGGTGTGGTCGAACTGGTCGCCGACGAAGGAAGACACCAGCGGCTTGATGCCGCCCGAGCCGAGCGCGATCAGGAACAGGCCGGCATAGAAACCACGTACATCGTTTTCGAAGGCGGCCAGGCAGGCGTGGCCGGCGCAGTACACCAGGCTGAGCCAGAGCACGGTATGGTACTTGCCGAAGAAGCGGTCGGCCAGCCAGCCGCCCAGCAGCGGAAAGAAATACACGCCGATGACGAAGGTGTGGAACACGTGCTTGGCGTCGCCGGCGCGCTCGGCTTCCGGCAGGAGCAGCAGCAGCGACGAGATCAGGAAGGGTGTGAGGATGTTGCGCATGCCGTAGAAGCTGAAGCGCTCGCAGCCTTCGTTGGCGATGATGTACGGGATCTGGCGGGGCATGCGGCCAGTGCCGGTTGCCGATGGCGGGTTCCGGGTCATCGGGGGTCTCCTGTGGTGGTCGCCGTCCGGGCGGCGAATGCAGCGATGCTATGCAAGCCCATGTTGGTTGGCAATAGCCTTGGCAACAAGAACTTGTTCAGCAAGCATGACAGGCTAACATTGAATCTGTAGTTTGACTACTGCGGTGTCACATATGGATCGGCTGTCGAGAATATAAGTCGATGATTTTCAAGGGAGTTTGCATAAAATCTTCAATTTTCCGCGATTGTCAGTTATCCAGCGATCCTGTATATTGCGTAAAAATTACCAATCTCCTACGATCATGACATCATCCAATACGCATGCCGGCGCGCCCTGGTGGCAGGAAGCCATCATCTACCAGGTGTATCCGCGCAGCTACCTCGATACCAACGGCGACGGCGTCGGCGACCTGACCGGCATCACCCAAAAACTCGACTACATCGCCGGCCTGGGCGTGGACATCGTCTGGCTGTCGCCGTTCTTCACCTCGCCCATGAAGGACTTCGGCTACGACATCGCCGACTACTGCGACGTCGACCCGCTGTTCGGCACCCTGGCCGACTTCGACCGCCTGATCGCGCGCGCGCACGAACTCGGCCTGAAAATCATGATCGACCAGGTGATGGCGCATACCGCCGACGCCCACCCGTGGTTCGTCGAGAGCCGCGCCAGCCGCGACAATCCGAAGTCCGACTGGTACGTGTGGTCCGATCCCCTCGCGGACGGCAACCCGCCCAACAACTGGCTGTCGGTGTTCGGCGGCTCGGCCTGGCAATGGGACACGCGCCGCAAGCAGTACTACATGCACAACTTCCTGGTCAGCCAGCCGCAGCTGAACTTCCATAACCCGGCGGTGCAGCAGGCGCACCTGGATGCCTTGCGCTTCTGGCTCGAGCGCGGCGTCGACGGCGTGCGCATGGACGCCTGCGTGTTCCACTTCCACGACCGTGAATTGCGCAGCAATCCGCCGGCGCTGGTGCGCGACACCTCGACCGTCACCGACGTCAACCCGTACGGGATGCAGGCCCACATCCACGACAAGACCCAGCCGGAAAACATCGCCTTCTTGCAAAAGGTGCGCGCGCTGCTGGACGAATTCGGTGCAGTGTCGATCGGCGAAGTCAGCTCGGACGACGCCCTGGCGCAGATGGCCGAATACACCGAGGGCGGCGACAAGCTGCACATGGCCTACAGCTTCAATTTGCTGACGCCGGAATTCTCGAGCGCCCACGTACGCCGCCAGGTCGAGGAATTCACCGCGCGCGTCAAGGATGGCTGGGCGTCCTGGTCGGTCGGCAACCACGATGCCATCCGCGTCGCCACGCGCTGGTCCAAGCCGGGCGACACGCCGGCCACGCGCGCCGCGCTGGCCAAGCTGGTGCTGGCGATGCAACTGTCGCTGAAGGGAACGCCGTGCCTGTACCAGGGCGACGAACTGGGCCTGACCGAAGCCGACGTGCCGTTCGAGCTGCTGCAGGACCCGTACGGCATCACCTTCTGGCCCGAGTTCAAGGGCCGCGACGGCTGCCGCACGCCGATGCCGTGGACGGCCGCGGCGCCCAACGCCGGCTTCACCGGCGGCACGCCGTGGCTGCCGGTGGATGCCGCCCACGTGCCCCTGGCCGTCGACGCGCAGGACCGCGATCCGCACTCGATGCTGAACTTCGAGCGCAGCATCATCCATTGGCGCCGCACGCTGCCGCAGCTGACGCGCGGCGACATCGCCTTCTACGACGTGCCGGAACAGGCGCTGGCGCTGCGGCGCGAGCTGCCCGGCCACGCGCCGCTGCTGGCCGTGTTCAACGTGACGAACGAGGCCCTGGCGTTCGACTGGCCGCAGGCCGCGGGCGCGGCGCCGCTGTCCGGGCACGGCATGGCCGGCGACGTCGTGGACGGCAAGGTCACGCTGCCGCCGTACGGTGCCTGGTTCGGCACGCTGGCCGCCGGGGTGTAAGCCGATGCTGGAACAGCCGGACAATTCCCGCACCGCGTTCGCCGACGGCCCGCGCCTGCTGGCCGACATCGGCGCCACGCACGCGCGCTTCGCGCTGCAGACCGCGCCCGGCACCTACCGCTCGGTGCGGGTCTTGAAATGCGACGACTTCGCCGGCATCGTCCCGCTGCTGCGTTTTTATCTGCGCGAGCATGCCGACGTGCGCCTGCATCACGCGGCGCTGGCGCTGGCCAATCCGGTCAGCGGCGATTTCGTGCGCATGACCAACCGGCCCTGGGAATTCTCGACCGATGCCGTGCGGCGCGACCTGGGCCTGGACACGCTCTTGATCGTCAACGACTTCACCGCGCTGGCGATGGCGATTCCCGGCCTCAAGGAGGACGACCTGATGCAGGTCGGGCCGGGCGCGGCCGCGCCGAACGCGGTGATCGGCGTGCTCGGGCCGGGCACCGGCCTGGGCGTGTCGGGCGTGATCCCGACCCTGGACGGCTTCGTCACCCTCGGCAGCGAAGGCGGTCACATGAACTTCGCGCCCAGCGACGAGCGCGAGTTCGCGGTGCTGAAGCTGGCCTGGGAAACCTGGGACCACGTCTCCAACGAGCGCCTGATTTCCGGCCCCGGCATGGAAATCATCCACCGCGCGCTGGCGGCGCGCAACGGCGTGCACGCGCCCGCGCGCGACTCGGCCGCCATCATCGCCGGTGCGCTGGAAGAAGGCGACGCGCTGTGCCTGGAAGTGCTGGACTGCTTCTGCGGGATGCTGGGCGGCGCCGCCGCCAACCTGGCGGTGACGCTGGGTTCCTTCGGCGGCATTTTCATCGGCGGCGGCATCGTGCCGCGCATGGGCGAATGGTTCCGCGATTCGGCCTTCCGCGCGCGCTTCGAGGCCAAAGGGCGCTTCTCCAGCTACATCGCAGACATCCCGACCTACGTGATCACCACGGCGCACGTGGCCTTCGACGGCGTGGCCACCATCCTCTCGGAACACCTGCGCGGGCGCAGCGGCGCCAACACCATGATGGACCGGGTGCAGAACCTGCAGCGCGAACTGACGCCTGCCGAGCAGCGCGTGGCGTGCCTGGTGCTGGAGCAGCCGCGCCTGGTGCTCAACGAGCCGATCGCGGACATCGCGCGCCTGGCCGACGTCAGCCAGCCGACCGTGATCCGCTTCTGCCGCTCGCTCGGCTTCCTCGGCCTGGCCGATTTCAAGCTGAAATTCGCCAGCAGCCTGACCGGCTCGATCCCGGTGCGCCACAGCCAGGTGCGCACCAGCGACAGCACCCACGACCTATCGGCCAAGGTGATCGACAACACGGTGTCCGCCATCCTGAAATTCCGCGACCAGCTCGACGTGCAGGCGATCGACCGCGCCATCGCGCTGGTGAGCCGCGCGCGCCGGGTCGAGTTCTACGCGATGGGCAATGCGCGCGTGGTGGCGCTGGACGGCCAGCACAAGTTCTTCCGCTTCCGCATCCCGAGCGCGCTGTACGGCGACTCGCACCTGTTCGCGCTGGCCGCCGAGCTGCTCGGGCCGGGCGACGTGGTGGTGGCGATCTCGAACTCGGGCCGCTTGCCGGAACTGCTGGCGGCGGTGGACGCGGCGCGCGCCGCCGGCGCCGACGTCATCGCCATCACCAGCAGCCAGTCGCCGCTGGCGCGCCGCGCCACGGTGTGCCTGGCGGTGGATCACGCCGAGGACAGCACGCATTTCCTGTCGATGATCTCGCGCATCCTGCAGCTGCTGCTGATCGACATCCTGGCGGTCGGGGTATCGGTGGACGTGCACCATGCGCGCGCCGGCGTCGAAGGGTCCGGGGAAGGGGAGCTGGAGCAGCGGCGCGCGTTGATTTCGCACCTGGATGGCTGAACCAGCGATGTTTCATTATTGAATACAACGCTGCATCACTCCCCCAGCCATCAGCCCGTCGTTCCAGGCATTGCCTGAAACGACTCCCCGCGAAGGCGCACTACTGTCCAAGATAATCGTTATCTCTGCTTTAAC
The genomic region above belongs to Massilia forsythiae and contains:
- the glk gene encoding glucokinase — translated: MLEQPDNSRTAFADGPRLLADIGATHARFALQTAPGTYRSVRVLKCDDFAGIVPLLRFYLREHADVRLHHAALALANPVSGDFVRMTNRPWEFSTDAVRRDLGLDTLLIVNDFTALAMAIPGLKEDDLMQVGPGAAAPNAVIGVLGPGTGLGVSGVIPTLDGFVTLGSEGGHMNFAPSDEREFAVLKLAWETWDHVSNERLISGPGMEIIHRALAARNGVHAPARDSAAIIAGALEEGDALCLEVLDCFCGMLGGAAANLAVTLGSFGGIFIGGGIVPRMGEWFRDSAFRARFEAKGRFSSYIADIPTYVITTAHVAFDGVATILSEHLRGRSGANTMMDRVQNLQRELTPAEQRVACLVLEQPRLVLNEPIADIARLADVSQPTVIRFCRSLGFLGLADFKLKFASSLTGSIPVRHSQVRTSDSTHDLSAKVIDNTVSAILKFRDQLDVQAIDRAIALVSRARRVEFYAMGNARVVALDGQHKFFRFRIPSALYGDSHLFALAAELLGPGDVVVAISNSGRLPELLAAVDAARAAGADVIAITSSQSPLARRATVCLAVDHAEDSTHFLSMISRILQLLLIDILAVGVSVDVHHARAGVEGSGEGELEQRRALISHLDG